The DNA window CGCCCGTTAGCGCAACATCCCGGCGCGCCGGACGTTGAGTAAGCAGAGATACAAGAGCCAGCACGATGGTAAGTCCTGCCGACGGGCCGTCCTTGGGAATGGCTCCCGCCGGTATATGGATGTGAATGTCGGAATCCTTAAAAAAGTCGGGATCAATCCCCAGTTCTTCTGCATGACTTCGTACATAGCTGAGGGCGGTCTGGGCGGATTCTTTAAGGATAGTACCAAGGGATCCTGTGAGGATGAGCTGCTGGCTTCCTCTCATTCGAGCAGCTTCCACAAAGATTATTTCACCGCCTACCTCACTCCACACAAGCCCCGTGGTCACGCCTATTCTGTGTTTTGCCGCTGCAACCTCCAGTTCGTACTTCGGAGGACCCAGAAGTTCCCGGACGACCTCCGGCGTAATGTCGCCGACCTCTTTGTTTGAAGGGTCTGCCAGGTATAACCGGGCTATTTTCCTGCAAAGCGTTGCCACCTCTCTTTCCAGCCCCCTCACTCCGGCCTCACGCGTGTATTCCCTTATCACCGTCTTTATGGATTCATCTTCAAACCTGATTTCTTTTTCTCTAAGCCCGTGCTCTCTGAGCTGTCTTGGGATAATGAAGTTTCGGGCAATAGAAATCTTTTCACGCTCGGTGTACCCCTGAAACTCTATTACTTCCAGCCTGTCCAGAAGAGGACGAGGTAGTTTTTCGACCATGTTTGCCGTTCCAATGAACATGACAGCGGACAGATCAAATGGGACATCAAGATAATAGTCCACAAACTGGTTGTTTTGCTCCGGATCCAGAATCTCAAGGAGAACCGAAGCGGGATCGCCCCTGAAGTCCTGCCCTACTTTGTCTATCTCGTCGAGCATAAAAACGGGGTTTTTTACTCCCAGCTTCTTTATCTCCTGAATGATACGGCCCGGCATGGCACCCACGTAAGTGCGCCTGTGGCCGCGAAGTTCAGATTCGTCTCTCAAACCGGCAAGAGACATTCTGACGAATTTACGGCCCAGGGCATGGGCGATGGATCTACCGATTGAAGTTTTCCCCGTTCCCGGAGGGCCGGAAAAACAGAGTATCGGTCCACGGGCTATCTGCAGGTGCCTTCTTTTAACCCTTATGTCGGCAACGAGTTTTCTCAATTCGTCGAGCTTGATGGGTTTGGAAAGGTAGTGCACGGCTCCTTTTTGTAGTGCTTCGACGGCAGTGCTTACGGTAGCATAGCCCGTGATTATAACGGTCTCGGTTGCAGGAGAAATCTTTTTTACGGCTTCAAGGAGCTGCAAGCCGTCCATCTTGTCCATTTTCAGATCGGCCAGAACCAGGTCGAACTCCCGTTTCCTGACCTTTTCGAAAGCTTCCAGTCCGTTTTCCGCCGTATCTACCTCGTAGCCCTCTTTCCTGAGAACATACTCAAGGTTCGTTCTGGCAATCTGTTCGTCATCGACCACGAGTATTCTGAATGGCTGGAGTGAGCAGAGAGTCCTGGTCGCCAGGTATTCCAGAATTCGATCCTTTACGTGACGGAGCCCGTGATGCTCCTGATCCAGAATTTTCTGTGCCCTTTCCAGATCAAGATTATCTTCCGTGTATCGGTTCCAGGGGAGAGAAATTAAAAAGTCCAGGTAGTTTATTCCTATAGAGTATTCCGCTACGGAAGGGTCTGTGGATCTGAGTTTTTCCAGTTCCTTCATGGCAACGGAAGATACGGCAGGAGGTAGTTGAGCATTCTGGATTCGCTCCTGAAGTTTATCCAGATCCTTGGTCTCTTCGGACACCTGCGAGGGCTCTTCGGGCTTTTTAAAAAAAATCATAACAGCCCCTCCGGGGACTTAATGTTGCATCATGAAACGATACGATGTTCTTTGTAACAAACCCTATGTTATTGATTCAACAGCAATTTGTTCCCTCTGTCCACTCAATATTGCAAATTGCAACGGCAAAAATCCTGCAGCCTGATCCGGACTATCGGGCCAATGCCTTGAGTTACAGAGCCTTACGATAACAGATCCTGTTTGGCATATCCATTGTAATTAATTCCGGGCGAAAGAGAAACAAACAGAAAAGAGGAGGGCACCATGAAGCGGATTAAAGAAAAGCTTGAGGCGCTGGCGGCGGCCGTGGCCTTTGCCGAGGCCGGAGAGGCCGAAGAGGCAATCCGCCTGGCGAGGCCTGAGAAAAGAGAAGAGCGCCGCGTGGTTAAAAGAAAGACCGCCGATCGTCCTAGGGCAAGGATTTATAAAAGCTGATGTTTGCAAAAGGGGGGATGATTATGTTAAAGAAGATCACAAAGCGTTTCAAAAAGGGCGACGTTAAGGTAGAAAAACGGAGCACTCTGAGAGAAGCTGTTGAAGCCAGTACCGAGGCTATCACTTTTGCAGAAGCAGGGTTGGGGGATCATGCGCGGCAGGTTATGGCTCGTGCTGATGCAGAACCCAAGAAGGTTTTGGTCGTCAGTCATGAGGATTGTTTTTCCAGAGCGGTCGTCGAATATGCCCTTGGGTTTGCGGAGCGAATGGGTTATGAAATCGTTGCCATGAATGTGTTGCAGATTGCCGACAGGCCGGAAACGGTGGCTCCTTATTGCAGTCTGATTGAGGAAAGGTTTAAGGAAAACGCCAAAGAAAGTGTTGCGGAGTTTTATCGTGAGGCTGAAAGGCGGGGCATTCCTTTCATGCATATGGTGAAAGTGGGTCCGCTGGACAAGTGTATTAAGGAAGCCGTTGGAGAGTTAAAAAGGGTTGAGTTTGTTATAAGCGAGCCCGAAGCCCATCCCGAGGTTGTACATGAAACCGAGAAAACGGTAATTCCGGTCTATGCGGTTTCTTCCGTTGCTTAGAAGGGGCTTTCTTCCCCGGATGGCACTATGTCGTCCGGGGAAGAAAATTTTTTGATACAAATTGTACAATAAATCACAAAAGGGGGGTGTAATGAATGGGAACTTTTGGTTGCGACTGGGGCTGCTCATCATAGCATTCCTTCTGACCTTCTTTTTCAGGCACGAGAACAAAAGAAAGGAGAAAAAGACCATTCACCTTTCAGAGTGAGAAAGGAGTGCGACCGTGACGGCTGACATGGTTCTTACTTTGGCTGTGCTTGCCTTTGCAATTGTGCTCTTCGTTTTTGAATGGGTGCGGGTCGATGTCGTGGGGATCATAATGATGGTTCTTCTTCCCCTCATGGGACTCGTAACCCCTCAACAGGCCTTCTCAGGACTGAGCAGTAATGCCGTGGTATCCATCATTGCCGTGATCATTATCGGTGCGGGACTGGACAAAACCGGGGTAATGAACAAAGTTGCCACCCCCATTATCAAATTGGGGGGCAAAAGCGAGCGGCGGGTCATGGCTCTGGTCGCCGGCACGGTGGGTGTTATATCCAGCATGATGCAGAACATAGGCGCGGCCGCTCTTTTTCTACCTGCAACCCAGCGTGTCGCAAAACGCCTGGGAATCCCCGTCTCCAGGCTTCTAATGCCCATGGGCTTTTGTGCCATCATCGGAGGTACGCTGACGCTCGTTGGGGCAAGCCCGACCATTCTCCTTAACGATCTTCTGGTTCTGGAAGGTAAGAAACTGGAACCCTTCGGTCTGTTCACGCAGACCCCGATTGGCGTCTGCCTGCTCTCAAGTGCTCTGCTTTACTTTGCCCTTTTCGGCAAATACGTTCTTCCCGCCAGCTCTGGTGAGGCAGATGTGGGCATAACTGCAAGGCTCCTTGAGGTTTATTCCGTTTTTGAGCAGCCCTATGAGGTGGAAGTTCCGGATGATTTTCCCGGTCCCAAAACACTTGAAGAACTCGACATTCGAAGAAATTATCTCGTTACGGTGGTGGCCGTAGGCAACCCAAAAACCAAGAAGATGCGAAGGGTTGTCCAGAAAGGAGAATCCATATCGCCGGGGGATGTTCTCGTGGTCATGGGGAAGCGCGAAAGGGTTGAGAAGCTTGCAGAAGATATGGGCTGGAGATTGAAACCCTCGCTGGATTTTTTTGCCGACGAATTCGCCCGTACCAATTCAGGTGTTGTAGAGACCGTAGTGTCTCCCCGCTCGGAGCTCGTGGGAAAAACCCTTGAAGAAGCAAAGTTCCAAAATCGATTCCGGGTTAATCCCCTGGCTATAAATACAGGAGACAGGATATACGTGACCGGCATAAACCATGTGCGGCTGAAAACCGGGGACGTTATACTTCTTGAGGGACCCTGGGAAAGATTCCACCGCATAAGGAATATGCCTCAACCTAGAATTCTGACCTTTGCAACCCCTCTCGAGGGCGAGATACTGAGGCCGGAGAAAGCAAAATATGCAATTTTCTGGCTTGCCCTGGCCTTGAGCCTTGTGATCTTTACGAAGATTCGCCTTTCCGTTGCTCTTATGACCGGTGCTCTGGGCATGATCATAACGGGTGTACTGTCCATTGATGAAGCCTATCAGTCTGTCGACTGGATGACCGTGTTCCTGCTGGGAGGGCTTATACCTCTGGGGATAGCCTTTGAGCAGACCGGGACGGCAGCTTACATCGCGAGAAAGGTCATGGATATGGTGGGACAGGTCCCCCCGATTGGCCTGCTTACCGTAGTGGCCGTTATGACCTCCTTCTTTACACTGGTTATATCCAATGTGGGAGCAACGGTCCTGCTCGTGCCTCTATGCATGAACATGGCCGTAATGGCCGGTGCAGACCCGAGGATGGCCGCTCTTGTGGTGGGGATCTCGGCTTCCAATACCTTCGTTTTGCCCACGCATCAGGTGAATGCGCTTATCATGAGACCCGGAGGATACCGAACAATTGATTATGCAAAAGCCGGTGGCATTATGACGCTGATATTCCTGGTCGTTGAACTTTCGATTATATACTTCTTCTACGGCGTTTCCTAGGGATATGCCCGCCCGATTTCGGGCGGGCATATCCTAACTTCTGCGGGCCTCGTGGGTTTCGGCCATGAATATCGTGCATATCAAAACAACTGCGGAAGCGACCACAAGCAAGAGGAAGAGCGTTTTGTAAGCCTCTACGGGATACCCCAGACCTTTTGCCGGATTTCTTCCGTAAAGATCCAGAACCCGTCCCAGAAGTGGCATTGCAATGGCACCACCTAAAAAGGGAAATAGGTTTAGAGCCCCGAGGGCCGTTCCGGCCGTTTCAATGGGGAAAAGTTCTTTAAGGGCCGTGAAGGCTATTACCACAACAGAGGACGATCCGACGGAAAAAAGAAGAAAGAATAGGATCAGTAACGGCAGTGAGAGTCCTGAGGGATAAAGATAGAGCAGTAAGAGCTCCAAAGTAACAATCATGGCGCACAGAATCAGAGGGATTTTTCTGCTCTTCAGGATCCGGTCCGAGAGTAATCCCAAAATAGGGCTCCCAAAGATCATTCCCCAGGCTATAAGGCTGAGGATCATGCCGGCCTTCTGTCTGTCCATTCCGTAGGTGTCCATGAGATAGGGGCCGCTCCAGAGAGCTCCGAAGCCGAAGAATATGCCGTAATTAAAAAAAGCCCAGGTTGCGAAAATCCAGAACTGGCGGGACGAAAACACCTTCTTGCTCGCTTCTCTTAAGCTGTATGTTGCATTGGCTCCGCCCGGGTTACCGGAAAGGCTCCCGTTACAAGAGCGACGCACTTTGTCCTCGGGAGAGTCCCTGACGACGAGCCATACAAGAGCCGCTATGACGAGGGTGGTGATTCCTATAATTTTGAAGGTCGGTCGCCATCCAACCGTTGCCGTGAGGAAAGCAAGAATCCATGTTGCCCCCAGAATTCCGAGGCCTCCCACTGCATTGAGCAGGCCGCTTGCCGAAGCGAACTCCAGCGGATGAAACCACTTTGACAGTATTTTCATCGTGGGAATGAAGACAACTGCAGCTCCCAGGCCGACCAAGAATCTGCCGACAAAAGCTATCGTGAGGTTCGGAGCATAGGCGAAGACAATACTACCCAGTGCCGCAACGCAGGTAAAAAAGGTTACGGCCTTTCTGGGGCCCACCGAGTCGGAAAGAAGGCCTGAAGGGAATTGCATCAGGGCATAGCAATAAAAATAGACGGATCCCAGGAGGCCTATTGTCTGAGCAGAGGTTTGGAATTCCGAAACCAGCCTGTCGGCAACTACAGAAAAAGAAACGCGATGGAAGTAAACGAAAAAGTATGCCAGAGCCAGTGCCGAAAAAACATACCAGCGATAAAATGCCGTCGACCTGATGTCGACTGAGAGGGATTCTTCAGCCTTCATAAGTTAGCTCCCTGCAATTTTCGCACACCACAATGCCGTCAATCGGCGAAAAAGCCGTAAGGGATCTTCGCCAAAGCATACCGAAGTTTTTATGGTATCCACCGGCTCGCCGTCTCTTCTGCCCCGTTCCTTGAACCCCTATTCGCCCGGTTGTATCAATCTCCCACCTTTTATTCCAGATCTTTTTGGCTTTCCTTGCTGCTCCTCACCTGTCCCGAAAAAGAAGAACAACGAATAGGGCGATAAAACAGGATAGCCCTTCAACAACTGGAGAGGATACAGACTATCACTTTACAAAAACGACTGTCTACCCGATTCAGATTGCCTGTCGGTCTGCTCGAGCCGTTTTTTCAGCTTTTGTAAACCCGGTTTCGTTCCCGATTTGAGGTCACGTGTT is part of the Thermodesulforhabdus norvegica genome and encodes:
- a CDS encoding MFS transporter, coding for MKAEESLSVDIRSTAFYRWYVFSALALAYFFVYFHRVSFSVVADRLVSEFQTSAQTIGLLGSVYFYCYALMQFPSGLLSDSVGPRKAVTFFTCVAALGSIVFAYAPNLTIAFVGRFLVGLGAAVVFIPTMKILSKWFHPLEFASASGLLNAVGGLGILGATWILAFLTATVGWRPTFKIIGITTLVIAALVWLVVRDSPEDKVRRSCNGSLSGNPGGANATYSLREASKKVFSSRQFWIFATWAFFNYGIFFGFGALWSGPYLMDTYGMDRQKAGMILSLIAWGMIFGSPILGLLSDRILKSRKIPLILCAMIVTLELLLLYLYPSGLSLPLLILFFLLFSVGSSSVVVIAFTALKELFPIETAGTALGALNLFPFLGGAIAMPLLGRVLDLYGRNPAKGLGYPVEAYKTLFLLLVVASAVVLICTIFMAETHEARRS
- a CDS encoding universal stress protein is translated as MLKKITKRFKKGDVKVEKRSTLREAVEASTEAITFAEAGLGDHARQVMARADAEPKKVLVVSHEDCFSRAVVEYALGFAERMGYEIVAMNVLQIADRPETVAPYCSLIEERFKENAKESVAEFYREAERRGIPFMHMVKVGPLDKCIKEAVGELKRVEFVISEPEAHPEVVHETEKTVIPVYAVSSVA
- a CDS encoding SLC13 family permease — its product is MTADMVLTLAVLAFAIVLFVFEWVRVDVVGIIMMVLLPLMGLVTPQQAFSGLSSNAVVSIIAVIIIGAGLDKTGVMNKVATPIIKLGGKSERRVMALVAGTVGVISSMMQNIGAAALFLPATQRVAKRLGIPVSRLLMPMGFCAIIGGTLTLVGASPTILLNDLLVLEGKKLEPFGLFTQTPIGVCLLSSALLYFALFGKYVLPASSGEADVGITARLLEVYSVFEQPYEVEVPDDFPGPKTLEELDIRRNYLVTVVAVGNPKTKKMRRVVQKGESISPGDVLVVMGKRERVEKLAEDMGWRLKPSLDFFADEFARTNSGVVETVVSPRSELVGKTLEEAKFQNRFRVNPLAINTGDRIYVTGINHVRLKTGDVILLEGPWERFHRIRNMPQPRILTFATPLEGEILRPEKAKYAIFWLALALSLVIFTKIRLSVALMTGALGMIITGVLSIDEAYQSVDWMTVFLLGGLIPLGIAFEQTGTAAYIARKVMDMVGQVPPIGLLTVVAVMTSFFTLVISNVGATVLLVPLCMNMAVMAGADPRMAALVVGISASNTFVLPTHQVNALIMRPGGYRTIDYAKAGGIMTLIFLVVELSIIYFFYGVS
- the lon gene encoding endopeptidase La — encoded protein: MIFFKKPEEPSQVSEETKDLDKLQERIQNAQLPPAVSSVAMKELEKLRSTDPSVAEYSIGINYLDFLISLPWNRYTEDNLDLERAQKILDQEHHGLRHVKDRILEYLATRTLCSLQPFRILVVDDEQIARTNLEYVLRKEGYEVDTAENGLEAFEKVRKREFDLVLADLKMDKMDGLQLLEAVKKISPATETVIITGYATVSTAVEALQKGAVHYLSKPIKLDELRKLVADIRVKRRHLQIARGPILCFSGPPGTGKTSIGRSIAHALGRKFVRMSLAGLRDESELRGHRRTYVGAMPGRIIQEIKKLGVKNPVFMLDEIDKVGQDFRGDPASVLLEILDPEQNNQFVDYYLDVPFDLSAVMFIGTANMVEKLPRPLLDRLEVIEFQGYTEREKISIARNFIIPRQLREHGLREKEIRFEDESIKTVIREYTREAGVRGLEREVATLCRKIARLYLADPSNKEVGDITPEVVRELLGPPKYELEVAAAKHRIGVTTGLVWSEVGGEIIFVEAARMRGSQQLILTGSLGTILKESAQTALSYVRSHAEELGIDPDFFKDSDIHIHIPAGAIPKDGPSAGLTIVLALVSLLTQRPARRDVALTGEVTLSGRILPVGGVREKILAAQRSGVRCVVFPERNRPDVAGLEEDVLLDLEVVFAGEVTDVVDLALLPRS